The Shewanella pealeana ATCC 700345 genome contains the following window.
TAATCTGTCTAGGTCACGAATTAACGCGCCACCGCCAGTTAGTACCATGCCACGCTCAGAGATATCTGATGCCAATTCTGGAGGAGACTGCTCAAGGGCAACCATTACCGCACTCACAATGCCTGATAACGGCTCTTGCAGTGCTTCTAAAATTTCATTGCTGTTCAATGTAAAGCTACGTGGTACACCTTCTGCAAGGTTACGACCGCGAACTTCAATTTCTAACACTTCATCGCCTGGGTATGCAGTACCGATTGTGTGCTTGATACGCTCAGCCGTCGCTTCACCAATTAAGCTACCGTAGTTACGACGCACATAGTTGATGATCGCATCATCAAACTTGTCACCACCGATGCGTACAGACGATGAGTAAACCACACCGTTTAGCGAGATGATTGCGACTTCTGTGGTACCACCACCAATATCGACAACCATAGAACCCGTTGCTTCAGAAACCGGTAGACCTGCACCGATTGCAGCAGCCATTGGCTCTTCAATCAAATACACTTCACGCGCACCCGCGCCCATAGCAGACTCTCGGATTGCACGGCGTTCAACTTGCGTTGCGCCAACAGGCACACACACAAGAACACGGGGGCTTGGACGGAACACACTGTTGTTATGCACTTGCTTGATAAAATGCTGAAGCATTTTTTCGGTGACATAAAAGTCGGCGATAACGCCATCTTTCATCGGACGAATTGCTTGAATGTTTCCAGGAGTACGACCTAGCATCTGCTTTGCTTCAGTACCGACGGCCGCAACCGACTTCTGACCTGAACCGCTTCGCTCTCCACGAATCGCGACTACTGACGGTTCGTTTAGCACTATGCCTTCTTCACGGACATAAATTAGTGTATTTGCTGTACCCAAATCGATCGAAAGATCATTAGAAAAAATGCCGCGTAGCTTCTTGAACATGTAACCAGCCTGTCTCTGTGGAGTCGTAGAAAAAAGAAATCAGGTAACTTTATCACGCTTCTTAAAATCCACAAGACCAGAGAGGTTAACTATTGCTAATGAAACTGTATTTTTTGCGATATAACCACTAAAGAGCGAGTCAATAACTTGTCTCGCCCCCTG
Protein-coding sequences here:
- a CDS encoding rod shape-determining protein, which gives rise to MFKKLRGIFSNDLSIDLGTANTLIYVREEGIVLNEPSVVAIRGERSGSGQKSVAAVGTEAKQMLGRTPGNIQAIRPMKDGVIADFYVTEKMLQHFIKQVHNNSVFRPSPRVLVCVPVGATQVERRAIRESAMGAGAREVYLIEEPMAAAIGAGLPVSEATGSMVVDIGGGTTEVAIISLNGVVYSSSVRIGGDKFDDAIINYVRRNYGSLIGEATAERIKHTIGTAYPGDEVLEIEVRGRNLAEGVPRSFTLNSNEILEALQEPLSGIVSAVMVALEQSPPELASDISERGMVLTGGGALIRDLDRLLMQETGIPVMIAEDPLTCVARGGGRALEMIDMHGGDLFSEEN